One genomic window of Devosia salina includes the following:
- a CDS encoding PAS domain S-box protein, whose product MSTFAELSRPAARAFDLLMHPVWVFSTDTLAILASNRAAQDWLGFSAAELEALTIADLRPERAREALVEQVKTFEGEACDGGMWTIAAKDGRLFRVSFHWRRVIFDGATAVVATIQDKTEAVDTRSAAADLMAKVEDLRDRSAQSELRYRQIFEAAPGKMLVVRPQTYEIVAVTQEYAQATMIDPSGIYGRSLFEVFPDDSEDPASDGVRNLSTSLARVEKFGAPDVMHVQKYPVRRQDGHFEERHWLPTNKPVYDEAGQLAFIIHRVEDVTNLVKEFGAEQVDAEAAKGALLSILLELTELRTSLTALQEREARLRTAERLLELGSWEYDIASGAMNWSPRVFDIFGLPKENVTPDFEGYVALVHPEDRQQMIDACSLFERSGEPHIVFQHRIIRSDGTVCHIRGVGERHDLDGKQIIVGSVQDISDVVASQEKLADLVRQQRFAGRLAKLGSWRFDVDPPKLSWSPETAAIHGEAAGFSPTVEGGIKYYAPEHRETIRVAFSICLETGAPFDEILQLDPANGNRIWVRTIGEAVKDDQGKIIAVEGAFQDISELVAARDDADALARRLHQTLDSISDAFFLVDEGWRFAYLNSQAEALLQRQRGDLLGKVIWDEFSDAANSRFQREYEKSVRTGRPTNFDEYFAPLESWFAVSAYPTPEGLAVYFRDITTSRAREEQLRLLESAVSRQNDILLITEAEPIEGPDGPRIVYVNDAFVRRTGYRPEEVIGRSPRILQGPKTQRHELSRIRKALETWQPVRAELINYTRTGDEFWLELDIVPIANDDGWFTHWVAVERDISERKYAEENLRIGDERFQLVARATNDVIWDWDLVNNTVWWNKNLKDVYGLDPAEVEPDARSWTNRIHPEDRQRVLDSIHAVIDGSASHWSSEYRFQHFAGRYLDVIDRGFVIRNEDGKATRMLGSMLDVTHRRDLEARLRQAQKLEAVGQLTGGVAHDFNNLLTVILGNSELLIEELEDRPELRVLASMSMSAAQRGAEMTTRLLAFARKQPLEPVLIDLNELVAGMEELLRRTLGEQVDIEWVRADRLWTIEADPGQLESALLNLAINARDAMPGGGHLTIETANVSLDDDDVASTLDSAPGQYVLLAVTDTGHGIPRELIDQLFEPFFTTKDAGKGSGLGLSMVYGFVRQSGGHIRVYSEPGEGTCFKLYFPRSFGSSEKQPEIRARAPNLGGRELILIVEDDRLVRENLANQLERLGYRVHTAGSGDQALQVLEETPDIDLLFTDVVMPGMNGRQLADRALALRPGLKILFTSGYTENAIVHHGRLDRGVDLLSKPYRRDQLAAKLRKMLGS is encoded by the coding sequence TTGAGCACCTTTGCGGAACTGTCCCGCCCTGCAGCGCGTGCCTTTGACCTTCTGATGCACCCTGTCTGGGTATTTTCCACCGATACGCTTGCAATCCTCGCATCGAACCGCGCGGCTCAGGACTGGCTGGGCTTCAGCGCGGCCGAACTTGAGGCCCTGACAATCGCTGATCTAAGACCAGAGCGGGCGCGAGAAGCACTAGTGGAACAGGTCAAGACTTTCGAGGGGGAGGCCTGCGACGGCGGCATGTGGACGATTGCCGCCAAGGATGGCCGGTTGTTCAGGGTATCGTTTCATTGGCGAAGAGTGATCTTTGACGGAGCGACTGCGGTCGTGGCCACCATCCAGGACAAGACCGAGGCCGTGGATACCCGCAGCGCCGCAGCTGATCTTATGGCCAAGGTTGAAGATCTGCGCGACAGGTCTGCGCAGTCTGAACTGCGATATAGACAGATCTTTGAGGCCGCGCCTGGGAAAATGCTCGTGGTGCGCCCTCAGACCTATGAGATTGTTGCCGTCACACAAGAATACGCCCAGGCGACCATGATAGATCCGTCGGGTATTTATGGCCGATCGCTCTTCGAGGTGTTTCCTGATGACTCTGAAGACCCCGCATCTGATGGCGTTCGCAACCTCTCTACCTCTTTGGCACGTGTTGAAAAGTTCGGCGCGCCTGACGTCATGCATGTGCAAAAGTACCCGGTACGGCGGCAGGATGGCCATTTTGAAGAGCGACATTGGCTGCCGACCAACAAGCCCGTCTATGATGAGGCCGGTCAGCTTGCTTTCATTATCCACCGAGTTGAGGACGTTACCAATCTTGTAAAAGAATTTGGCGCCGAACAAGTTGATGCTGAAGCGGCAAAAGGCGCCCTTCTCAGCATCCTGCTGGAACTGACAGAACTGAGAACGTCTCTCACGGCACTGCAGGAAAGAGAAGCGCGTCTTCGGACCGCTGAGCGGCTGCTCGAACTGGGCTCCTGGGAATACGATATTGCGAGCGGGGCTATGAATTGGTCGCCACGCGTTTTCGACATCTTTGGACTACCCAAGGAAAACGTGACGCCAGACTTCGAGGGCTATGTCGCATTGGTCCATCCCGAGGACCGCCAGCAAATGATCGATGCCTGCTCATTGTTCGAGCGATCGGGAGAGCCTCACATTGTTTTCCAGCATCGGATCATTCGGTCAGACGGCACGGTCTGCCACATCAGGGGCGTTGGCGAACGCCATGATCTCGACGGCAAGCAGATCATTGTCGGTTCCGTACAGGACATCAGCGATGTCGTTGCATCGCAGGAGAAACTTGCGGATCTTGTTCGGCAGCAGCGCTTTGCCGGACGATTGGCCAAGCTCGGCAGCTGGCGCTTCGACGTCGATCCGCCCAAGCTGAGCTGGAGCCCGGAGACGGCGGCGATCCATGGGGAAGCTGCGGGTTTCTCACCCACTGTCGAGGGCGGCATCAAGTACTACGCCCCCGAGCATCGCGAAACAATTCGCGTGGCGTTCTCCATCTGTTTGGAGACTGGAGCCCCTTTCGATGAAATCCTCCAATTGGATCCCGCCAATGGCAATCGGATCTGGGTGCGCACCATCGGAGAGGCAGTGAAGGATGATCAGGGCAAGATCATCGCGGTCGAGGGCGCGTTTCAGGATATATCGGAACTGGTTGCAGCACGGGACGATGCCGACGCTCTGGCTCGCCGGCTGCACCAAACACTGGATAGCATCAGCGATGCCTTCTTTCTTGTCGATGAAGGATGGCGCTTTGCCTACCTGAATAGCCAGGCGGAAGCTTTGCTACAACGCCAGCGCGGGGATCTGCTGGGAAAGGTAATCTGGGACGAATTTTCTGACGCAGCAAACAGCAGGTTTCAGCGCGAATATGAAAAGTCGGTGCGGACCGGCAGACCGACAAACTTTGATGAATACTTTGCGCCGCTCGAGAGTTGGTTTGCAGTGAGCGCCTATCCAACGCCTGAAGGGCTGGCGGTCTACTTTCGTGACATCACAACATCGCGTGCCCGGGAGGAGCAGCTCCGTCTGCTCGAATCGGCGGTCTCCAGGCAGAACGATATATTGCTCATCACGGAGGCCGAGCCAATTGAGGGACCTGATGGCCCCAGAATTGTTTATGTTAATGATGCCTTTGTCAGACGGACCGGATATCGGCCTGAAGAGGTTATTGGGCGAAGCCCGCGTATTCTGCAGGGTCCCAAAACGCAGCGGCATGAGCTGTCCCGCATTCGCAAAGCACTCGAAACCTGGCAACCGGTCCGCGCCGAGCTCATCAATTATACCAGGACCGGCGACGAGTTCTGGCTCGAGCTCGATATTGTCCCCATTGCCAATGATGACGGCTGGTTCACCCATTGGGTGGCAGTCGAGCGCGACATATCCGAGAGAAAGTACGCCGAAGAGAATCTGCGGATCGGGGACGAACGCTTCCAGCTGGTAGCGAGAGCAACCAATGACGTGATCTGGGATTGGGACCTAGTCAACAATACAGTCTGGTGGAACAAGAACCTCAAGGATGTCTACGGCCTCGACCCGGCCGAGGTCGAGCCAGACGCGCGTTCATGGACAAACCGCATCCACCCCGAAGATCGCCAGCGTGTGCTTGATAGTATCCATGCCGTAATCGACGGTTCGGCTTCTCACTGGTCGAGTGAATACCGCTTCCAGCACTTCGCAGGTCGCTATCTGGACGTGATCGATCGGGGTTTCGTCATTCGCAATGAAGACGGAAAAGCTACTCGCATGCTGGGAAGCATGCTGGACGTCACGCACCGCCGCGATCTGGAGGCCCGCCTCCGACAGGCCCAGAAACTGGAAGCGGTGGGGCAGTTGACCGGTGGTGTCGCGCACGATTTCAACAACCTTCTAACGGTCATTCTTGGCAACTCCGAGCTGCTAATTGAAGAACTCGAGGACCGGCCCGAGCTGCGGGTGCTGGCGAGCATGAGCATGTCGGCCGCACAACGCGGGGCCGAGATGACCACAAGGCTGCTGGCATTTGCCAGAAAGCAGCCGCTTGAGCCCGTTCTGATCGATCTCAATGAACTGGTCGCAGGAATGGAGGAACTTTTACGGCGAACACTGGGAGAGCAGGTGGACATCGAATGGGTGAGAGCAGACCGGCTGTGGACCATCGAGGCCGATCCGGGTCAGCTTGAATCAGCGCTTCTCAATCTGGCGATCAATGCCCGGGATGCCATGCCTGGAGGGGGACACCTCACGATCGAGACGGCCAATGTATCGCTCGATGATGACGATGTGGCTTCGACGCTGGATAGCGCGCCGGGTCAGTACGTGCTGCTTGCGGTGACCGATACTGGTCATGGCATCCCGCGCGAACTCATTGACCAGCTGTTTGAGCCGTTTTTCACCACCAAGGATGCTGGCAAGGGATCGGGACTGGGCCTCAGCATGGTGTACGGGTTCGTCCGGCAATCAGGAGGACACATACGGGTCTATTCCGAGCCAGGAGAGGGAACTTGCTTTAAGCTCTATTTCCCGCGTTCGTTCGGGAGCAGCGAGAAGCAGCCGGAAATCAGGGCCAGGGCCCCAAACCTTGGCGGACGCGAATTGATCCTGATCGTCGAGGATGACCGCCTGGTCCGGGAGAACCTCGCCAACCAGCTGGAGCGTCTTGGCTACCGTGTCCATACCGCTGGCTCCGGAGACCAGGCGCTACAAGTTCTCGAAGAAACGCCCGACATAGACCTGCTGTTCACCGACGTGGTCATGCCGGGTATGAATGGCAGGCAGCTTGCTGACCGTGCGCTGGCGTTGCGACCGGGGCTGAAAATTCTCTTCACGTCCGGGTACACAGAGAACGCCATTGTGCATCACGGGCGCCTCGACCGGGGCGTCGACTTGCTCAGCAAGCCATATAGGCGCGATCAGCTGGCTGCGAAGCTTCGGAAGATGCTTGGCAGCTAG